From a region of the Leptospira montravelensis genome:
- a CDS encoding sigma-70 family RNA polymerase sigma factor: protein MKFSKNRISPDELSGLMRSSQEGDSLAYKKLLEEICVILRGILSVKIFDAEDREDVLQEILIAVHLSKHTFLPDKSFLPWLYTIANYKIIDYIRKKGRKKKREFLMSNEYLPENKYFPTEDESKERIDEILTKLSEKQRLIFRLLKLDKMSIAETAKIMSMSQSAVKTAAHRIYKIIRLRPGDKL, encoded by the coding sequence TTGAAATTTTCCAAGAACAGGATCTCACCTGATGAACTATCTGGTTTGATGCGTTCTTCGCAAGAAGGTGATTCATTAGCTTATAAGAAATTATTGGAAGAAATTTGTGTAATTCTAAGAGGAATTCTTAGTGTAAAAATTTTTGATGCAGAAGATAGAGAAGATGTTCTTCAAGAAATCCTTATTGCAGTCCATCTTTCCAAACATACTTTTTTACCTGACAAATCCTTTTTGCCTTGGCTGTATACGATTGCTAATTATAAGATCATTGATTACATTCGAAAAAAAGGTCGCAAGAAAAAAAGAGAATTCCTTATGTCTAATGAGTATTTACCGGAAAATAAATATTTTCCAACTGAGGATGAATCCAAGGAACGAATTGACGAAATATTAACCAAACTTTCCGAAAAACAAAGATTGATTTTTCGTCTTTTAAAGTTGGATAAAATGTCAATTGCTGAAACTGCGAAAATCATGTCTATGTCGCAGTCTGCAGTAAAAACGGCAGCACATAGAATTTATAAAATCATTCGACTTCGTCCAGGAGACAAATTATGA
- a CDS encoding SH3 domain-containing protein: MIQRNYLLLLYFFFTMCSYQKDVYISGNKVMLREKPSEKSKVIRQLDGNIKVTVLGEITDDNSDYRLWTKVRSSNHFEGYVYSDYIFSSPQSFSAVKNVSSKLKFELNNGSLRILDGKTSKLLDTIFVGSRYQKVFKTEQKGHFLLIVFQNDEEEFEGVVYDLNLHRVFLKNLSKQIHMHMCYFESVSPQDLFFVFDVGTGFVRTKYVFDLSKSEYHVFDGMRKELQWIAPRTFIFYTTPSERETNLPILKGDSILEEKRIWRNGNIYRTKTIRYTYQD; the protein is encoded by the coding sequence ATGATCCAAAGAAATTACTTACTTCTTCTTTATTTTTTTTTCACGATGTGCAGTTACCAAAAGGATGTTTATATTTCTGGGAACAAAGTGATGTTGCGCGAAAAACCAAGTGAAAAATCAAAAGTCATTCGACAATTGGATGGAAATATAAAAGTCACAGTGTTAGGTGAAATCACCGACGACAACTCAGATTATAGGCTTTGGACTAAGGTTCGTTCGTCAAACCATTTCGAAGGATATGTTTATTCAGATTATATTTTTTCAAGTCCACAAAGTTTTTCCGCTGTCAAGAATGTATCTTCAAAACTAAAATTTGAATTAAACAATGGAAGTTTAAGAATTTTAGATGGAAAAACTTCCAAATTATTAGATACAATATTTGTTGGTAGCCGCTATCAAAAAGTTTTTAAAACAGAACAAAAAGGACATTTCCTTTTAATTGTATTTCAAAATGATGAGGAAGAATTTGAAGGAGTTGTATATGATTTGAATCTTCACCGAGTCTTCTTGAAGAATCTCAGTAAACAAATTCACATGCATATGTGTTACTTTGAATCCGTTTCTCCGCAAGATTTATTTTTTGTATTCGATGTTGGAACTGGATTTGTTCGCACAAAATATGTATTTGATCTATCAAAATCGGAATATCATGTTTTTGACGGTATGAGAAAAGAATTACAATGGATCGCACCAAGAACCTTTATTTTTTATACAACACCTAGTGAGCGAGAAACAAACTTACCGATTTTGAAAGGTGATTCTATCTTAGAAGAAAAAAGAATCTGGAGAAACGGTAATATCTATAGAACTAAAACCATAAGATATACTTATCAAGATTAA
- a CDS encoding NrsF family protein translates to MKTVELIEVLTQDNKKVSPLKSPEYRFLIWAFFSLLSMIVILAFSILIRGQYHIPRFWESIVTLMVVFLSCGIVLFKRNIPGNRSTYDYLIHNLIIVIWFSFLVLSVSFTEKGLFSSISEELTHHGSSCVALVLLISTIPVILLNINLKQGFIEPSILFQFSVFALPFTFAQLGISFLCPNETSIHMLTWHNLVLIPFYSLISFLGFKLIQSKD, encoded by the coding sequence ATGAAAACTGTAGAATTAATTGAAGTTCTAACTCAAGACAATAAAAAAGTGTCTCCATTAAAAAGCCCAGAGTATCGATTTTTAATATGGGCATTCTTTTCATTATTAAGTATGATTGTGATTTTGGCGTTTTCCATATTGATTCGTGGACAATATCATATTCCCAGATTTTGGGAATCCATTGTTACCTTGATGGTAGTTTTTCTTTCTTGTGGAATTGTTTTGTTTAAAAGAAACATTCCAGGCAATCGATCTACTTATGATTATTTAATCCATAATTTAATTATTGTTATTTGGTTTAGCTTTTTAGTTTTATCCGTATCATTTACTGAAAAAGGTTTATTCTCCTCTATATCTGAGGAGTTGACTCATCACGGTTCAAGTTGCGTAGCATTAGTACTGCTAATTTCCACAATTCCTGTGATTTTATTAAATATAAATTTAAAACAAGGTTTTATTGAGCCTTCCATTTTATTTCAATTTTCGGTTTTTGCGTTACCATTTACATTTGCACAATTAGGAATTTCCTTTCTCTGTCCTAATGAAACATCCATCCATATGTTGACTTGGCATAATCTTGTATTGATTCCCTTTTATAGTTTAATTTCTTTTTTGGGATTTAAACTGATTCAAAGTAAGGATTAG
- a CDS encoding DUF1579 domain-containing protein: protein MTTNKFEESLKEGPHNQLQQLLGHWSGKTKTWFEKDVLSDESDAEATITSLLDGRFISIDYHSSLDGKPFVGKMILGFDIPYQRFTSSWIDSFHMGSQIMLSSGESKGKGFSVLGSYGNPEYGDKLWGWRTEIQFLSEKEFSLTAFNISPEGEEAKATETIYKRVG, encoded by the coding sequence ATGACAACAAACAAATTCGAAGAATCCCTGAAAGAAGGACCTCACAACCAATTACAACAACTCCTTGGTCACTGGTCTGGAAAAACCAAAACTTGGTTCGAAAAAGATGTACTGTCTGACGAATCCGATGCAGAGGCAACCATCACCAGTTTGTTAGATGGTAGATTCATATCCATCGATTATCACAGTAGTTTGGATGGGAAACCATTCGTTGGTAAAATGATTCTTGGATTTGATATCCCTTACCAAAGATTTACAAGTTCCTGGATTGATAGTTTTCATATGGGATCACAAATTATGTTATCAAGTGGAGAAAGTAAGGGTAAGGGATTTTCTGTCTTAGGTTCTTATGGCAATCCTGAATATGGAGATAAACTTTGGGGTTGGAGAACAGAGATTCAGTTCCTCAGTGAAAAAGAATTTTCTCTAACTGCTTTTAACATCTCTCCCGAAGGCGAAGAAGCAAAAGCCACAGAAACAATTTACAAAAGAGTGGGTTAA
- a CDS encoding FFLEELY motif protein: MKHQLTKELALARREIVRVQVDRFHLFYYDFFHRNETIEMAKFFFETVYNLDGKEEWETLAFSTYEKVKNMMKEGTRESVERLIELNSITDELDIQMAELLLSKGWELGKEITQEQYFTLFCELDRRETRKKQLEVVLFNLKKFYELAHKPVSAYIIKPASMMARLLGVYPLFKKVEQGYYATLPVHQDLFNEFYAIVQEKEWDFLYKAFPTLKEET; encoded by the coding sequence ATGAAACACCAGCTAACGAAAGAACTTGCACTTGCTAGAAGAGAAATTGTTCGCGTTCAAGTAGACCGATTTCATCTCTTTTATTACGATTTCTTTCATCGCAATGAAACGATAGAAATGGCTAAGTTCTTTTTTGAAACCGTTTACAACTTAGATGGTAAAGAAGAGTGGGAAACTTTAGCATTCTCCACTTATGAAAAAGTAAAAAATATGATGAAAGAAGGTACTAGGGAAAGTGTCGAACGATTGATCGAGTTAAATTCTATCACCGACGAACTGGACATACAAATGGCCGAACTTCTTCTTTCTAAAGGTTGGGAATTGGGAAAGGAAATAACCCAAGAGCAGTATTTTACTTTGTTTTGTGAATTGGATAGAAGAGAAACTCGTAAAAAACAATTAGAAGTCGTTCTTTTTAACCTCAAAAAATTCTATGAGTTGGCACATAAACCTGTCAGCGCATATATCATCAAACCGGCCTCAATGATGGCGCGGTTACTTGGAGTGTATCCTCTATTTAAAAAAGTGGAACAAGGATACTACGCTACATTGCCAGTACACCAAGATTTGTTTAATGAGTTTTATGCTATAGTTCAGGAAAAGGAATGGGATTTTCTATATAAGGCATTCCCAACTCTTAAAGAGGAAACATGA
- a CDS encoding AraC family transcriptional regulator: MQKILNEIVGLCQAATTEPTKTGLPRVLMIQGEVPTHQLAAVYEPLIGLVVQGGKTISIGTQVVHLEGPSYFVIPTEMPATGYVRQAANGSPYLSVAIQLDQKVLLDLLKDTPHNSEANKNNQEFSACPATLPFLEAWLRMLRLMKTPEHIRALAPVYEREILYHVLIGPEGWRLRQLFHSHQKGSSIHQAIQWVRQNFTDSFEIDQLANRACMGITTFHRQFKSITGLSPIQFQKQLRLLEARKLLTYSGYSVTDAALDVGYESTSQFNREYSRFFGASPARDAKQLREMKV, translated from the coding sequence GTGCAGAAAATACTAAATGAAATTGTGGGACTTTGCCAAGCTGCCACAACGGAACCTACAAAAACAGGGCTTCCGCGTGTGCTAATGATCCAAGGGGAAGTTCCGACACACCAACTAGCGGCCGTCTATGAACCGTTAATTGGTCTAGTTGTCCAAGGTGGTAAAACTATTTCGATTGGCACACAGGTGGTTCATTTGGAAGGGCCTTCTTATTTTGTCATTCCCACAGAAATGCCTGCAACGGGTTACGTAAGGCAAGCTGCCAATGGTTCACCATATTTGTCTGTTGCGATCCAGTTGGATCAAAAAGTGTTATTGGATTTGTTAAAAGATACTCCGCACAATAGCGAAGCTAACAAAAATAATCAGGAATTTTCTGCCTGTCCTGCTACCCTTCCTTTTTTAGAAGCTTGGTTACGAATGTTACGGTTAATGAAAACACCGGAACATATCAGAGCATTAGCCCCTGTCTACGAAAGAGAAATTTTATACCATGTGTTGATTGGACCAGAAGGTTGGCGGCTCAGGCAATTATTTCATTCCCATCAAAAAGGATCGAGCATTCACCAAGCCATCCAATGGGTTAGACAAAATTTTACAGATAGTTTTGAAATAGACCAATTGGCAAATCGAGCTTGTATGGGAATCACTACCTTTCATAGACAATTTAAATCCATAACTGGCCTAAGTCCGATTCAATTTCAAAAACAATTGCGACTCCTGGAAGCAAGAAAACTTTTAACCTATAGTGGTTATTCGGTCACTGATGCAGCGTTAGATGTAGGTTACGAAAGTACATCGCAATTCAATAGGGAATATTCACGATTTTTTGGAGCCTCTCCTGCTCGTGACGCAAAACAATTAAGAGAGATGAAAGTGTAG
- a CDS encoding DUF692 domain-containing protein — protein MNNKTPKFGVGLRREHYPYLMEKPNTDIDWFEVISENYMNTEGRPMSVLESIRKDYPITCHGVGMSLGSSNEIDPKYLKDLKLLIDRVDPFLVSDHLAWNHFNGNRLHELIPVPYHEESLEVIANHIDQVQNELQRQIAVENISAYFQYTSSTMNECEFLSLLTQKTGCLILLDINNIYVNAKNFQFNPIDFIKTIPKKSITQIHLAGFTDMGNFLFDTHAEPVHSEVWNLLETSLEYIPENVPIMIEWDENVPEFHKLETELNKARKIMNKKAKNETKEPSEFIF, from the coding sequence TTGAACAATAAAACTCCCAAATTTGGTGTTGGTCTCAGACGAGAACATTATCCTTATCTAATGGAGAAACCAAATACAGATATAGATTGGTTTGAAGTCATCAGTGAAAACTATATGAACACTGAAGGACGCCCTATGTCTGTATTGGAATCCATTCGAAAGGACTACCCAATCACATGCCACGGAGTTGGTATGTCTTTGGGAAGTTCCAATGAAATTGATCCAAAATACCTTAAAGATTTAAAACTACTGATTGATAGAGTGGATCCATTTCTGGTATCGGATCATTTGGCTTGGAATCATTTCAATGGAAATAGATTACATGAGTTGATTCCTGTTCCATATCATGAAGAATCTCTAGAAGTCATAGCAAACCATATTGATCAAGTGCAGAATGAACTACAAAGACAGATTGCAGTAGAAAATATATCAGCCTACTTCCAATATACGTCTTCTACGATGAACGAATGTGAGTTTTTAAGTCTACTAACTCAAAAGACAGGTTGTTTAATTCTTCTGGACATAAATAATATTTATGTAAATGCCAAAAACTTTCAATTCAATCCAATTGATTTTATCAAAACGATTCCTAAAAAAAGTATAACCCAGATTCATTTGGCTGGTTTTACAGATATGGGAAATTTCCTATTCGATACACATGCAGAGCCAGTACATTCAGAAGTATGGAATTTATTGGAAACATCGTTAGAATATATTCCAGAAAATGTTCCAATCATGATTGAATGGGACGAAAATGTTCCTGAGTTTCATAAACTGGAGACAGAACTAAACAAAGCACGAAAAATCATGAATAAAAAGGCTAAAAATGAAACTAAAGAACCTTCAGAATTTATATTCTGA
- a CDS encoding dihydrofolate reductase family protein, whose protein sequence is MTKPSVSLTQKQYKLNLKNKSLDENLESVLSIRYLWYFFGEKGDNLMRKLIMWNVITLDGYFEGETNWDLSFHGLVWGKELEEFSLTQLRSADILVFGAKTYQGMADYWTNAPENEGEVAKFMNEIPKLACSTTLSSATWKNTTITKDAVSEVTKLKKEGSGDMFVFGSGILSTSLMKAGLFDEFRICIAPVFLGKGRRLFLNEIPNKELKLTETKPLSTGGVVLSYVPKEQT, encoded by the coding sequence GTGACCAAGCCCTCCGTATCCTTAACGCAAAAACAATACAAATTGAATTTAAAAAATAAATCTCTTGATGAAAATTTAGAATCTGTTCTCTCAATAAGATACCTTTGGTATTTCTTTGGTGAAAAAGGGGACAATTTAATGAGAAAACTAATTATGTGGAATGTGATCACATTAGATGGCTACTTCGAAGGGGAAACAAACTGGGATTTAAGTTTTCATGGACTTGTTTGGGGAAAAGAACTCGAAGAGTTTAGCCTCACCCAACTTCGCTCTGCCGACATACTTGTGTTTGGTGCAAAAACCTACCAAGGTATGGCCGATTATTGGACGAACGCTCCCGAAAACGAAGGAGAAGTTGCCAAATTTATGAATGAAATTCCCAAACTTGCCTGCTCCACTACTCTTAGTTCTGCCACCTGGAAAAATACCACCATCACTAAAGATGCTGTGAGCGAAGTTACTAAATTAAAAAAAGAAGGTAGCGGCGATATGTTTGTCTTTGGAAGTGGGATCCTTTCCACATCACTGATGAAAGCAGGATTATTTGATGAATTTCGTATCTGTATAGCGCCTGTATTTTTAGGAAAAGGAAGGCGACTTTTTCTAAACGAAATTCCAAACAAAGAATTGAAACTCACCGAAACAAAACCACTTTCGACTGGTGGTGTAGTTCTTAGTTATGTACCAAAGGAACAAACATAA
- a CDS encoding putative DNA-binding domain-containing protein — MKLKNLQNLYSDCILSNHDIPFQNQIIACGNLSLEEATSVYKQAYFFRMKDTMFDNFQAVNFVLGDTLFDFAIEKYINQNYHKSYDLSNYGGHFPNFLLETYPEFPYLKNLAEFEIQFTDSFHKKEHISFDLSSLQNETDLENSVFEFGETVKLIQNQFSIYSIWKNRKSNLQPDISKIENQEFLLLYKQNSNIYVLTLEPFEFYFIELLLNGETINDSLKKIGENFQLNPEIISNLFGKIASSGIIKNIFIKT, encoded by the coding sequence ATGAAACTAAAGAACCTTCAGAATTTATATTCTGACTGCATTTTATCCAATCACGATATTCCCTTTCAAAATCAAATCATTGCTTGCGGAAATTTATCTTTGGAAGAAGCTACATCCGTTTATAAGCAAGCCTACTTTTTTCGTATGAAAGATACCATGTTCGACAATTTCCAGGCCGTCAATTTTGTATTAGGTGATACTTTATTTGATTTCGCAATTGAAAAATATATAAATCAAAACTATCATAAGTCTTATGATTTATCTAACTACGGAGGACATTTTCCTAATTTTCTCTTGGAAACCTATCCTGAATTTCCTTATTTAAAAAATTTGGCTGAATTTGAAATACAATTTACAGACAGTTTTCATAAAAAAGAACACATTAGTTTTGATCTTTCTAGTCTCCAAAATGAAACCGATTTGGAAAATTCCGTTTTCGAATTTGGAGAAACAGTAAAACTTATTCAAAATCAATTTTCGATTTATTCCATTTGGAAAAATAGAAAGTCAAATCTGCAGCCAGATATTTCCAAAATCGAAAATCAAGAATTTCTACTTTTATACAAACAAAATTCAAATATTTATGTACTTACACTAGAACCTTTTGAATTTTATTTTATAGAATTACTACTTAATGGTGAAACCATTAACGATTCATTGAAAAAAATTGGTGAAAATTTCCAATTGAATCCTGAAATCATATCCAACCTTTTTGGAAAAATAGCAAGTTCAGGAATCATTAAGAACATTTTTATAAAAACATAA
- a CDS encoding LA_2478/LA_2722/LA_4182 family protein — translation MNLLNQIFLKLNSIIRNANNTIGSLGDKRNSIKTRISLAAMRNTDNLHSSLGNKRISMKSRTVHSFSKAKSQNGLILFLSFFILITAVSCKKDKGMANVEWQNESLGITAEICAKYRECADKEWKTIPENLKKFTEGRLEETQCQKRFRESNAYKLIGGDPLAIQTAYKECHKQILQFSCKDLQEGKIESVNSCVVFQTIQNGN, via the coding sequence ATGAACTTACTAAATCAAATTTTTCTAAAGTTGAATAGTATTATACGTAATGCGAATAACACAATTGGTAGTTTGGGAGATAAACGTAATTCAATTAAAACACGAATCAGTTTGGCGGCTATGCGCAATACGGATAACTTACACTCCAGTTTGGGAAATAAACGAATCTCGATGAAAAGCCGTACGGTTCATTCTTTTTCTAAAGCAAAATCACAAAATGGACTGATTCTTTTTTTATCTTTTTTCATTTTGATTACGGCAGTATCTTGCAAAAAAGACAAAGGGATGGCGAATGTAGAATGGCAAAATGAATCTTTGGGTATAACTGCGGAGATTTGTGCAAAGTATCGAGAATGTGCTGATAAGGAATGGAAAACGATACCAGAAAATTTGAAAAAATTTACCGAAGGAAGATTAGAAGAAACGCAATGCCAAAAAAGATTTCGAGAAAGTAATGCGTACAAATTAATTGGTGGTGATCCTTTAGCGATTCAAACTGCCTATAAAGAATGTCACAAACAAATTTTACAGTTCAGCTGTAAGGATTTACAAGAAGGGAAGATTGAATCTGTAAATTCTTGTGTAGTATTTCAGACGATCCAAAACGGAAATTAG
- a CDS encoding GyrI-like domain-containing protein, translated as MDSEIIEVNQKIIVGRKLEISLLENQTQTLWQTFMPKLKSISNRLDNNLISMSIYPSDYFQSFNPSNRFMKWAGVEVSEEPIIGDGLEIIKIPKGLYVRFLYQGLPSQAGPFYQTIFQEWFPKSGYMLDQRPHFEVLGDKYKNNDTSSEEMIYIPVMK; from the coding sequence ATGGATTCAGAAATAATAGAAGTTAATCAAAAAATAATTGTAGGTAGGAAATTAGAAATTTCTCTTTTAGAAAATCAAACACAAACATTGTGGCAAACATTTATGCCAAAACTAAAATCCATATCCAATCGATTGGATAACAATTTGATTTCCATGTCGATTTACCCTTCTGATTATTTTCAAAGTTTTAATCCATCAAATCGGTTTATGAAATGGGCCGGAGTGGAAGTGAGTGAAGAACCTATCATCGGCGATGGTTTAGAAATCATAAAAATTCCCAAAGGACTTTATGTTCGATTTTTGTACCAAGGTTTACCAAGCCAGGCAGGCCCTTTTTACCAAACAATATTTCAGGAATGGTTTCCTAAGTCGGGATATATGTTGGACCAACGTCCTCATTTTGAAGTGTTGGGAGACAAATATAAAAATAATGATACGAGTTCTGAAGAGATGATTTATATTCCAGTCATGAAATGA
- a CDS encoding OmpA/MotB family protein has protein sequence MRRRSRFISKEEEHVEAHDRWLLTYADMITLLLGLFIILYAISKVDANRLTEVAKDIKRGFGLNVSSVGALLDGGSGILEDDTMEPKSQVFRLWERIGFALKTLREKAKLKLGLAETEELKLTFAGSDLASDDILKADPDLKFAFEQLAELSKGMDIDIVVRVQIPYESQIDKSKFQNSWDYHSHRASLLAEKLVNEYGIPKEQISVQGYAMFQKSKDSDTPEKKAKEERIEILIRKKETAETAK, from the coding sequence ATGAGAAGGCGTTCTAGATTTATATCGAAAGAAGAAGAACATGTTGAAGCACATGATCGTTGGCTTTTAACTTATGCCGATATGATTACCTTGTTACTTGGACTTTTTATTATACTATATGCGATTAGTAAAGTTGACGCCAACCGCCTAACGGAAGTAGCAAAAGATATCAAACGAGGATTTGGTTTGAATGTATCTTCTGTGGGCGCCCTATTGGATGGTGGGTCTGGCATTTTAGAAGATGATACAATGGAACCAAAGTCACAAGTGTTTCGTTTATGGGAACGTATCGGTTTTGCATTAAAAACACTTCGAGAAAAAGCAAAATTAAAACTTGGTCTTGCTGAAACCGAAGAACTAAAGTTAACTTTCGCCGGTTCAGATTTAGCATCGGATGATATTTTAAAAGCAGATCCAGATTTAAAATTTGCCTTTGAACAATTGGCTGAATTATCCAAAGGAATGGACATTGATATAGTCGTTCGTGTACAAATTCCTTACGAATCACAAATCGACAAATCGAAATTTCAAAATTCATGGGATTATCATTCCCATAGAGCATCTTTACTTGCAGAAAAATTGGTGAATGAATATGGAATTCCTAAAGAACAAATCTCTGTCCAAGGTTATGCCATGTTTCAAAAATCGAAAGATTCAGATACGCCAGAAAAAAAAGCAAAAGAAGAACGAATCGAAATTTTGATACGAAAAAAAGAAACAGCAGAAACTGCAAAATAA
- a CDS encoding SDR family NAD(P)-dependent oxidoreductase, whose translation MKIAIITGGSNGIGKATALELGKRGISVILTYNSYRDRAEEVVKEIEKNKGIRAIALKLDLTKKETFPMFVDEVKNKLKNIWNRSSFDYLVNNGGIGGPMAFTDLTEEYFEQILNTNYKGPIFLTQKLIGLMEEGGAIVNTSSSSSTKAFVGYSIYGSLKAALSTWTRYLANELAPRKIRVNAVSPGPTHSNFGDGVFDKYPEYIKPLADQTAFGRIGLPEDIGKVIVNFLSDDFGWVTAQDIEVSGGHLL comes from the coding sequence ATGAAAATAGCAATCATCACTGGTGGTAGCAATGGAATTGGGAAAGCAACAGCTCTTGAACTTGGCAAACGAGGAATCAGTGTGATCCTTACTTACAATTCTTATAGGGACCGAGCGGAAGAAGTAGTCAAAGAAATTGAAAAGAACAAGGGAATTCGGGCCATTGCTTTGAAGTTAGATCTAACTAAAAAGGAAACCTTTCCCATGTTTGTTGATGAAGTAAAAAACAAACTTAAAAATATTTGGAACCGGTCCAGTTTTGATTACCTTGTCAACAACGGTGGGATTGGTGGACCAATGGCATTTACAGATTTAACCGAAGAATACTTTGAACAAATTTTAAATACCAACTACAAAGGTCCTATCTTTTTAACGCAAAAGTTAATTGGGCTTATGGAAGAGGGAGGTGCAATTGTCAACACTTCGAGTTCTTCTAGCACAAAAGCCTTTGTTGGTTATTCCATTTACGGATCTTTAAAAGCTGCTTTGTCCACTTGGACTCGTTACTTAGCAAACGAACTAGCACCACGCAAAATTCGTGTGAATGCAGTATCACCTGGCCCCACACATAGTAACTTTGGCGATGGAGTATTTGATAAATATCCAGAATACATCAAACCGTTAGCTGACCAAACTGCCTTCGGACGCATTGGGCTTCCCGAAGATATTGGGAAGGTCATTGTCAATTTTCTATCTGATGACTTTGGATGGGTGACTGCACAAGACATTGAAGTTTCGGGAGGACATTTACTTTAA
- a CDS encoding LIC13341 family surface-exposed protein, producing the protein MKLFILSRLSATFLFTFVFLGSCSQKEHPSDSEIRQAVYGNDNGQPVRVLSQKQINLDESPEMETLVLFQSGTSEVLTAFRKDGSSWTYLWKLEFFLQNLGPMYYDAKLNSWVPGSAPGKEKVTFAGDCLRRIVVAELPGDNFNSVFVEVLAEEPPLGMFSVPMGYRKGKKIWDGFQLKEHEELKRSKRVDFEYNQKDKSFRIFPTNPNYSQEFVFNGWEMIPNLPMQPVPAFVSLEVAPKFEVGKESLVTLQLKNRGNYVSLTYLSLSFPEAGSVRLAGETQGVRLYKKGDIVFNVVQNKKIPAEYPLLEVTKEGWANNFRYGIKFYYTPKESANPKILFRSTYKFYQEIVSIPNQFSIAPFERDQQGFPSYLLESPTN; encoded by the coding sequence ATGAAATTATTCATTTTGTCTCGTTTATCGGCCACTTTTCTTTTCACATTTGTCTTTTTGGGATCTTGTTCCCAAAAGGAACACCCTTCTGATTCTGAAATTCGACAGGCAGTCTACGGTAATGATAACGGACAGCCTGTACGGGTTTTAAGCCAAAAGCAGATCAATTTGGATGAATCTCCAGAGATGGAAACTTTAGTTTTGTTCCAATCAGGCACAAGTGAGGTTCTTACTGCTTTTCGGAAAGATGGTTCGAGTTGGACCTATCTTTGGAAATTGGAATTCTTTTTGCAAAACTTGGGTCCGATGTATTACGATGCAAAACTAAATTCGTGGGTTCCGGGGTCTGCGCCAGGAAAGGAGAAAGTAACTTTTGCTGGAGATTGTCTTCGCCGGATTGTAGTTGCGGAACTACCTGGTGATAATTTTAATTCTGTATTTGTGGAAGTTCTTGCCGAAGAACCACCGTTAGGTATGTTTTCGGTGCCTATGGGTTATCGTAAGGGCAAAAAAATATGGGACGGGTTCCAACTCAAAGAACACGAGGAATTAAAAAGAAGTAAACGTGTGGATTTTGAGTATAATCAAAAAGATAAATCCTTTCGTATTTTTCCAACTAATCCTAATTATTCTCAAGAGTTTGTATTTAACGGATGGGAGATGATTCCGAATCTTCCTATGCAACCTGTTCCTGCTTTTGTTTCCTTAGAAGTCGCGCCAAAATTTGAAGTTGGAAAAGAGTCACTTGTCACTTTACAATTAAAGAATCGCGGAAACTATGTTAGTTTAACATATCTATCATTGTCATTTCCCGAAGCAGGATCCGTTCGATTGGCTGGAGAAACGCAAGGAGTGAGGTTGTATAAAAAAGGGGACATTGTGTTTAATGTTGTCCAAAATAAAAAAATTCCTGCGGAATATCCACTCCTAGAGGTTACTAAAGAAGGATGGGCAAATAACTTCCGTTATGGTATAAAATTTTATTACACACCAAAAGAATCTGCGAATCCAAAAATTTTATTTCGTTCCACTTATAAATTTTATCAAGAAATTGTTTCGATACCTAATCAGTTCTCCATTGCTCCTTTTGAACGTGATCAACAAGGATTTCCATCTTATCTTTTGGAATCACCTACAAATTAA